In one Terriglobia bacterium genomic region, the following are encoded:
- a CDS encoding pyruvate synthase, with translation MATIVQIDPTQQLDPFKSVKKIPTHEFFTSGHRTCQGCESALVMKMMVKAAGPRTIVLGSTGCMYVANTTYYSTSWVVPWMHTQLGSSGSAALGVAAGLKAQMRKGKMKKEPINVIAFCGDGGGADMGLGAISATLTHPDYNCLILLYDNESYANTDIQLSGSTPWGANTTFSTPGSVKRIMHHRWKKNMAGLMAVGHPTCRYVATICMSYGLHGMNSIRKALTIGGPTFIHSLDPCPKGWDYDPIQSHELGELAVQCGIWPLYEVEDGKLRLTGRTQQIADGKIPRKPVRDYLLRQGRFAHFTNDDLDYFQAKIDQMWTKWLIPGVIPFEKDLAADNPPA, from the coding sequence ATGGCGACAATCGTACAGATTGACCCGACGCAACAATTGGACCCGTTCAAGTCAGTCAAGAAAATTCCGACGCATGAGTTCTTCACCTCCGGACACCGGACGTGCCAGGGCTGTGAGTCGGCGCTGGTCATGAAGATGATGGTCAAAGCGGCCGGGCCGCGCACCATCGTGCTGGGCAGTACGGGTTGCATGTACGTGGCCAATACTACGTACTACAGCACGTCGTGGGTGGTGCCGTGGATGCATACGCAATTGGGCAGCAGCGGGTCGGCCGCGCTGGGCGTGGCGGCCGGGCTGAAGGCGCAGATGCGCAAGGGCAAGATGAAGAAAGAGCCGATCAACGTTATCGCCTTCTGCGGCGATGGTGGCGGCGCCGACATGGGACTGGGCGCGATTTCGGCGACCTTGACCCATCCCGATTACAACTGCCTGATCCTGCTCTACGACAATGAGTCGTACGCCAACACCGACATCCAGCTATCCGGCAGCACGCCCTGGGGCGCCAACACCACCTTCAGCACGCCGGGCTCGGTGAAGCGCATCATGCACCACCGCTGGAAGAAGAACATGGCGGGGCTGATGGCGGTGGGGCACCCGACTTGCCGCTACGTTGCGACGATTTGCATGTCGTACGGATTGCACGGTATGAACAGCATCCGCAAAGCGCTGACCATCGGCGGACCGACCTTTATCCATTCCCTGGATCCGTGTCCCAAGGGTTGGGATTACGATCCCATCCAATCGCACGAACTGGGCGAGCTGGCGGTGCAGTGCGGTATTTGGCCGCTTTACGAAGTTGAGGATGGCAAGCTGCGGCTCACGGGGAGAACGCAGCAGATCGCCGACGGGAAGATTCCGCGCAAACCGGTTCGGGATTACCTGCTGCGGCAGGGTAGGTTCGCGCACTTTACCAACGACGATCTGGATTATTTCCAGGCCAAGATCGATCAGATGTGGACGAAGTGGCTGATCCCGGGTGTGATTCCGTTCGAGAAAGACCTGGCAGCTGATAACCCGCCGGCGTAA